A stretch of DNA from Oncorhynchus nerka isolate Pitt River unplaced genomic scaffold, Oner_Uvic_2.0 unplaced_scaffold_40___fragment_2___debris, whole genome shotgun sequence:
cagtgaagaacgctgtatatggcccaggaggcctgtaaacagtagctataaaaagtgattgagtaggctgcatagatttgaTGACTAGAAGCTCATAAGCAAACACCGctatgtttagttttgcccaacctaggtcgaggcacagacacggtctcaatggagatagctgagctgactccactgactgtgctagtggcagactccactaagctggcaggctggctaacagcctgctgcctggtctgcaccctatttcattgtggagctagaggagatAAGTAGATCATTtaggtagataagatgagagcacccctccagctaggatggagtccatcactcctcagcaggccaggcttggtcctgtttgtgggtgagtcccagaaagagggccaattatctacaaattctatcttttgggaggggcagaaaacagttttcaaccagcgattgagttgtgagactctgctgtagagctcatcactccccataactgggagggggccagagacaattactcgatgccgacacatctttctagctgatttacacgctgaagctatgttgcgcttggtgacctctgactgtttcatcctaacatcgttggtgccgacatggataacaatatctctatactctctacactcgccagttttagctttagccagcaccaacttcagattagccttaatgtCGTTAGCATGgctccctggtaaacagtgtatgatcgccggatgattcgttttaagtctaatactgcgggtaatggagttgcctatgactagggttttcaatttgtcaaagctaatggtgggaagcttcggcgtctcagaccccgtaacgggaggagtctCTACTccctagtctctagtctctactctacaagagaaggctcggcctctgactgcgACTCGTTGCTTCagggggaaaaccggttgaaaggttcaatatctgtacttactggtggcacagacgctgtttcatcctttcctacactgaaattacccttgcctaacgattgcgtctgaagctgggcttgcagcacagctatcctcgccgtaaggcgatagTTCTTCtatatattatgagtacagcgactgcaattagaaggcatcatgttaatgttactacttagcttcggctgttagaggtcctgacgaaccatgtccagataaagcgtctggagtgaaaaagttgaatgaaaaaaagttgagtgagggaaaaactacaaatataaacggtaattaaaaagaaaaaaacgtaaagttgtcaggtagcaaagtaaggttggcaacaaaacgcacagcaacacgtaaacaagtctgcaagttgtgaccggaaatgagcGGAAATGCTCATGCAGAATGCCCGAGTTCACCACCACTTAAGGCAGACCAGGGGTTTGGTCAAGACGGTTAAACagatcagacacggacagagtTGGGTTAGCTTGGTTTCAGGGGTGTTTATTTAAGTAACAAACAAAAAGAAAAGATAGGTCTCCCCCAGGAGACCTTCTCTGGGATACCGTCTTCTGGCCTCCgggtcttgctgtatcctgtGGGGAACAATACTGAACTCCTTCCGTTATCCCTGGGACTGAGCACGACTATACAGTAGTAAACTCTCTtcccccagtcccctctcccgTGTGCTGCCCTACCGGCAGCTTTATGGGACTCGTCCAGCTGGTGAGCGATCAGCCCCTTGATTACACACTAACCACCATCAGCCCAAATTAGTCCAGGCCGGAGAGCCCATCAAGACCTGGCATGTCCAGTAGAGGGAGCCATCGCCTCGTGATGTAGACTCCGGCTGTCACAAGGCCTCGACAAGTCTtcccctggtggctgacctgctgtatGCCACAATTAATTAAAATATTTTCTTAAAAATCATCGTCTATCAATATTTACGCTATAAATCCTTTGCAATTTATAACCATTTGATTGTATGAGAGACTGCGGAAACATACTTTTTGTGTTTTGATGATGCCTTTTACATGCACTAAAACACCAACAACGGTTTTCACAGTCCTAACAAGAACATACCAACGTTCAGATTGATGGACCACTGTCAGTGTTTCAGGGTACTTCCATTCTGTTTCGAAATACATTCAGTGTATTATAACACTTACACTGAAGAACACTCCAACGTTCAGATTGATGGACCGCTGTCAGTGTTTCAGGGTACTTCCATTCTGTTTCGAAATACATTCAGTGTATTATAACACTTACACTGGGGTTACATTCAAACACCCTCCAAACACCAGATCTCAGGTAAGGACGCACTACTTTTCATGGTTTCACTACACCATCGTGGTGTTTTGAGTCTTTCTGTTTTCACATACAAGGACTATCTTTCTGAGAAGCACTATAAATGATCCATCCACTGGTGAACTCTCATGGTGTAGTGCACTTCACACAGTAACTAGGACGACACAATATCTTCTCTATCTGCATTATCTGTCATTATCTGTCACTGTGCTTTCCATGGTTCCTATTCCTTCCACCAGACACAAGATGAAAACAGAAGTATTCTCAGTAAAATATAAGACATTTATTATAGATGAAAAAACATAACAGAAGCAACCAAAGTTAATGAATAAAAACATACAAAGTATGAATTTTCTGATGCTCTTACAATGAGATCATAACCCTCTtgtatataatttttttttgttATATTATAAAAATATCCTTCATATTTACAAAACGTATTGACATAAAATCACCCCAGAAAATATAGAACTAAGAAGAAACAGATAGCTGGGTCTTGTGACACCCTTGTCATTGATTTGGTTCTTGGTGCTGAGAGGAAAGATTAACAGTAGGTGTTGAGTTCAGTTTTTGACTGCGTACTATTCCTTTATATCCTGAGTTGTGATGACATCATTGGATTAGGCCTGTGAGGTCTTGATGTGAGACGCTTTGGTCCTAAAACAGATATAAAATGTAAAATGGATATCATTCATTTGTATTGTCATGGCTACAACCACACTTTTAGTCTTACAGCTCTCTGTTCATGAGAATGATTCATACCCCAGTCGGATGACGTGCTCTATCACCCAATTCTGATCAGGGTCTGCACACACATCATTACCCTTTTTAGTGTGGAACCTGGAAGAGACATAAAGCACAAGTTCATATTCAACTCTTTGTTTTTACACGTACAGCATTATATAATTTTTTGATTGCtaaaactacagtatagtaggcTATTTATAGTAGCTATAATGGCATTCTTCTGGCTGTATTACTTGCCATACAATGCAATCAGATACTCCTAAGATACTCACATGATGGCAAAGATACGGCAGGTTTCTgatatggtctgtatggtatagcCTTCGATAACTGCGAAAGGTGTTTTACGAAGAGTATAACTCTCACAGCATCCTCTCCTACGACGTGCTGTCAAAAAGGAACAAATAAAGGATTTACGAGGAATGTCGAGGAACACAAAATACTACCCTATTTGTCCAGTTGTTTATTTCTGTTTTTCAGTaattacacacagagacacacagactaaACTTTCACATTTTCATATTTACGTCGTTTAGCTGCAGAAGTTTCCGTAGCAAAGAGCCCCAAAGCCAGTAGCACCAGCAGTACAATCATAGGGGATCTCATCTGGGCCATTTCTTCTTCTGTGCTACTGTGGTTAGTGATGAGCTGAGTTGAGATGCTGTCTTGTCTTCAAAGAGAAAGCTTCAGTGGCTGTGTGAGGTcctactctatatatatatactccttCTGCAGGTGGAAACTTCTGCTTTGAGAGGTGAAATGGGCGTTCTTACCCACCCCTTAATGGCAACGTCCCACGAAAGAATTTCCCCATCACTATCCCACATTGATCAAAAAAAGAAACAACATTACTCGACAGAGGGACAACAAGGGATGTTTTAACACCACTTTTATTTGTTTATTCAAACATTTATCCTTAGATGGTTCAAATGTACTACAAAGTACAATGAGTTGATACTCTATCCCATGATCCTTTATGAGCTTGCCAAACATATTTCCAAGTGTCAATTTTTTACAGTATAGACTattgagtggtgcagcggtctaaggagtcccatagggcggcgcacaattggcccagcgtcgttagggtttggctggggtacgccgtcattgtaaataataatttgttcttaactgacttaagaacagttaaataaagtttaaataactTTGGAAGCTTTCAACTTTCCAGCTGAAATAATACATTTGATAAAAATATGATATACATGTCCTAAAGCTAAAATATACACAAATAATACATTATCTGATCAAATTGCTTTAGAAAGGGACACAAGACAGGgatgtcccctctcccccctcctgttTGCACTGGCAATTGAACCGCTTGCAGAAAGAATTAGACAAACCCAAACCAAAGTATCAGTATTGGTAAAAGGGAATATAAACTAAACTTATTTAGAGATGATCTCCTGATATACCTGACCAATATTGGAAACTCTAAACTGCTAAAATTATTTTCAGAATACGtggagacttttttttttttttacaagaacCAATATCACTCCCTAAAAACACAACCTTATGGAATAATCCTTGAGTAGCTTTTCAGAATTCACAGTTAAATTGGGCCACATGGAAAACTATAGGCATAGAAACCATAAATGGAAATACATGTATTTCCATGACAGCTTTAAAAAGCCATTTTGGATTGGTCATTGTAGATAATGTCAAATACATGCAATTTAAATCACATTTTGACTTGAAAAAATCCCCAAATTTCAACTTGAATTTTTTTGGGACATAAGATCTTGAGGGAATTCTATTTGAGCCAGAAAAGGATATTGATATGATAGGTAAGCTATACAAAACGTATGCATTCAGTTTCTCCAACTgactcttagaaaaaaatataaacaattGGATTCAAGACTTGAAAATAACTGACATTGACACAAGATGGAGAGAATGTTGGAACATAACTATCGAGATTATAGTTAAGGAAAATGTATGTTTAATACAGCATAAATGTATGTATAGAATTTATTATACAAAAGACACAATTCGCAAATTTTACAGCACAACGGCAGAGTCATGTCTGAAGTGTAAAACTAATAATGACTCAATAATCTATGCCTTCTGGGAATGTTAGAAAATCCAAAAGATATGGGTAGAGTTAGTGTAGGGACCAAtgctgggagacgagaagcaagtataGGGAGTGCACATTTAAtggataatagacaatagacaaacaaggacagcgtctggacaggggaaaacGTAATGACATCACTGCAGACACGGGGAAGAAACtgaggaagtgacagatataggggagg
This window harbors:
- the ccl20a.3 gene encoding C-C motif chemokine 20a.3 yields the protein MAQMRSPMIVLLVLLALGLFATETSAAKRPRRRRGCCESYTLRKTPFAVIEGYTIQTISETCRIFAIMFHTKKGNDVCADPDQNWVIEHVIRLGTKASHIKTSQA